The sequence GCTGATCTGAGTAGAGATACAAAGGCAAACATGATCCGTGTAGCCAAAatccatttagttggaatatgGCTTAGTCAAGTTGAGTAGAAATTTTAAGCTAATTATTCAATAGTGTGTTTACCAACATAACAAGAAACACTTTCCGAGGGGCCATGTCTGTCTGTTACCTAGGGAGTTCAAGAACAACATTTATATGAACTCGGTCATATTTTCCTAAGATCATTGAACTCAAATACCATAACAAATGAAATATTTAAAATCTCCTGTCTTTCTCTTCcagattttctcttcttgtggAAATATTTTCAGGTATTGTTAAGCTTCTCAGCATCGATCAGAAATATTTTATACGAAGTTTATAAATTACCCCCCTCTCATTGCATAGGCAGAATTAAAATTAGTATGATAAAATATCCAACCTAAAAAGGAAGTCAATACTACAGTGCACAAACTTGTTAGGTATTTTTAGAGTCCTATAATAGATGCTGCCACTTGATCACAGTTGTTTAGAGCCGTGCAATGTAACCTATATGTAGTTTAGTATTTCACTATTTCTAAATTACCCCATCTGATTGGATTCGCATAAAATCCCTCTAGCCGCTGATGAGATGCTCCCAATGAGTTTATTACAGCCACACACAAGTATAATAAGGAAAATGGGGAGGAGCATTTACATTCattaaaacaaatatatatatatatatatatatttactagaGATGAGTTTGACTTATTTCAGGGCCTACATGATATTAGGGGAGGTGGATGGATTCAAAATGTGAATATTAAATGAAAAGACTAAaaggcatagttgtcacagcgtcatagcgacccaaggcggtggtggctaatcgatttggcggtgAATCGCCCgctatggcgttgccatggcgatcaaatcgctcatgtattattttttatttcccctattttctaaagctATTTTGTATGTCACAATATATAACCTATgacataaaaaatcaatcaacattaagcaaaatcaagtcataaaaatcaagatgacttattgacatttagagaaatgctcttcttctataataagttttattggtcaaatgatttcatttttagatgagactttttgtattaggtataacacaaaactagctttccaacaagtctaagatagcttaaatctgagttattatgacaaagttatgttccggtcaaactaattttaaagtgtgcgaatgTTGTTAAATTGcctgaatggaaataattttattgacatcaaaacaagatattattttaccggacttttggtttttagcaatgttctaccatgataagatttataaaattttcagaattgagaaaaaccttagcattcgaaagttgaaaatcaccctaCAACCAAcaatccattttttgttcttagactaaggggttgactttttatccttttggaatttgatttttaaactatttttattggattcaaatagggggtatttgcttatttgtgaataatatcttaagtaaatgaaataacaaaatggtATTTACTTAAATAAGGGCAAAAAATATAAGGTGGCatacagtgcaataaggcgatagtcgcctaggccccaagcAAACCTCCTGGACGCCAAGGcagcgccttgacaactatgctaaaAGGATAATATATCAATACATCAATAATCACAAGTTGATATAATGACCATCAGAAAATAGGTTTTTAACAGATAACACCCacacaaagaaggaaaaagggatTGACACAAAGATATGTCGAGATACAAACCTGTAGGAAGCCGCACTTTTCCGTGGTGGAATCTGTAGTGttggaaaaattaataaaagtaTTAGCTTGAGGCTATGATAAAATCCAATAACATCTATATCGCGATagagaaaagaatataaaacAGAACAATTTAGCAAGTGCATCAAACAATACCAAAAGATTTAGCTGCCACACTTGAGGTAAGCAAATACCAAGATTTAGTTAAATAAACATATTACCAACATGGGATACAATTTTTGGCAATATATGCCATATGCATCAATTGTAAATCCTCCTCTTTAGAGAACCGCAAAGAAATGCCATCTCAAACTTCAATGTAGAATAAACAGCACTTGGATTTATTTAATTCATAataccgggggggggggggggagcctCAGTTTCTGCCAGTACTCTGCAAGCACTTTGCATCCGGAACTTTTAATTTTCTGAAGTTATAAACTCTCTTTGTTATCCAAGGGCCGGGTGGGAGGGGAACtcttattttccaaaatttggttGTATTGACACCAGGGCATATACAAACACGGTAAGTTCTTAAGAATCTTTGTGTTATTATCATTTATTTGGTTGGGGATTGCATGCTTGTCTGAACTAAAAAATATTAAGAAATATCCCATAATGTATGAAATAGGTTGAATGAAGACGATGCCATTTTCAAAGTTATCAAGATCCGCATGATGTTTGAGCAAGTATCATCTCTAATTACCATATATTAAGACAGTTCAAGGATCAAAAGAGCATATTATGGGTTAGTTAACTTTTTGTTGAAAACAATTTATGGATACCTGGCCTAATTCAGAAGctctcacaacaaacaaagtGCTTTTTACAGGCAAAGGATATAGAGATAGACTGCTGTTCTGTCTGAGTGTAATTGAAAGAAATAACATTGAAATTGCGATTCCAAAACTACAATGAAGATGCCAGCTTGCTTAGTATTGAGGACTGACTGATACCACTGACCCAGCTTGTGAAATGTGATATTCACCTACCAGCCCAACAAACAAACATAACAAGCTCAACCTAtccaagaaaacaaattaacagATTTTTCTAATGGAGAATATATGACGAATTGTATTTCTGTTCTTGATCAAGGAAAGGAATTAGTACAAAAACGATCTAGTCGTCAACAAGAGCATGTGTCCAAGGCATGGTATGATGTTTCATCTCTTAAAGCATCTAATAATCCCAATTGTATATCAAAACCCAGTCACAGCCGGAGAATCCGCAAAATCCCTCACTCATCACAAAAGTTAGCTTCCTTCCACCCCCTCCGTGATCGCATTAATCCTATTTGAAGTAAAAAATTTGCTATTTTGCCAATCAATCAACAAACTTTGAAAGCAGATATCAAGATAGAATTCGCACATTATCAATTTGGAAAACCTAATCAAGCAAAGGCAAGAAGACAAAGTCAAAGAGCTCTCACCAAATAAACGTAACATTCAGGAACTTGAAAGAGTAAAAGTTCAATGGCTTCAGTTTCCTCATCCTCTCCTTTGCCTCCATGACCTTCCAACTGACtaggtttcttctcttctttttcttgcttCATGATCGAAACCAGAGAAGTAGAGATTTCTGTCAACGAAATCGAGATCAATATGAAGAAAAGGACTTCTAGATTTCTAGCCCCGCAGCTCTTCAGTTAAGACTTAAAGAGTTAAGAGTGGCAAACGGGACACAAGTGGAATAAAAGGAAATACGACTGGTTCTTCAGGCAAACTGATGGTAGGTTTGGCGAATCAGAGTCGATAACAGTAACACCCGTCTTCCGCGTCTGTAGCGAGACGAAGACGGGCAGACGAAGTGTAAGTCCAGTCGAGGAAAGATTAGCTACTTGTCGTATATAACTTATTTTCCTAAAATCTCTAATGATCATCGTTTGATCAAGATTTATCGGCACGGTCAATAAAAGGAACGGTTAAGATAAGTCAACCGGGAAAGCTTGGTGGAGTGAGGAAACACTTGATGATAAACCCGTCGCTTACTTTGCAAGTAAGAGATAAGAGAGCCGTCAATGGAAATCGGAGTTGTTAGTCAGAatattcaaaaaacaaaaaaaaaaaaaaaaaaaaaaaaaaaagcataaattgaaaaaaaaaaaattatttataactTGTTATAAAAATTAATGTTCACCAGCCCGAAATCGAACCCGGGTCTGTACCGTGGCAGGGTACTATTCTACCGCTAGACCACTAAGTTTAAGCGCTTTTGATgtttatttactaataaatacTATTTAAATTAAAGAAACATATTTTACTCACTAGTATTAAAATAGTTTGATTCAAGTTGTGCAAACTTGAAAATTTAGAGGACCAAATATCAAATGTAAAATGTAGTGGTTCATCTGAATTATTTGACCCACCAAGTATTTAGATTCATTCccttgttttcttccttcttcttctttctttctttctttctttcttNNNNNNNNNNNNNNNNNNNNNNNNNNNNNNNNNNNNNNNNNNNNNNNNNNNNNNNNNNNNNNNNNNNNNNNNNNNNNNNNNNNNNNNNNNNNNNNNNNNNNNNNNNNNNNNNNNNNNNNNNNNNNNNNNNNNNNNNNNNNNNNNNNNNNNNNNNNNNNNNNNNNNNNNNNNNNNNNNNNNNNNNNNNNNNNNNNNNNNNNNNNNNNNNNNNNNNNNNNNNNNNNNNNNNNNNNNNNNNNNNNNNNNNNNNNNNNNNNNNNNNNNNNNNNNNNNNNNNNNNNNNNNNNNNNNNNNNNNNNNNNNNNNNNNNNNNNNNNNNNNNNNNNNNNNNNNNNNNNNNNNNNNNNNNNNNNNNNNNNNNNNNNNNNNNNNNNNNNNNNNNNNNNNNNNNNNNNNNNNNNNNNNNNNNNNNNNNNNNNNNNNNNNNNNNNNNNNNNNNNNNNNNNNNNNNNNNNNNNNNNNNNNNNNNNNNNNNNNNNNNNNNNNNNNNNNNNNNNNNNNNNNNNNNNNNNNNNNNNNNNNNNNNNNNNNNNNNNNNNNNNNNNNNNNNNNNNNNNNNNNNNNNNNNNNNNNNNNNNNNNNNNNNNNNNNNNNNNNNNNNNNNNNNNNNNNNNNNNNNNNNNNNNNNNNNNNNNNNNNNNNNNNNNNNNNNNNNNNNNNNNNNNNNNNNNNNNNNNNNNNNNNNNNNNNNNNNNNNNNNNNNNNNNNNNNNNNNNNNNNNNNNNNNNNNNNNNNNNNNNNNNNNNNNNNNNNNNNNNNNNNNNNNNNNNNNNNNNNNNNNNNNNNNNNNNNNNNNNNNNNNNNNNNNNNNNNNNNNNNNNNNNNNNNNNNNNNNNNNNNNNNNNNNNNNNNNNNNNNNNNNNNNNNNNNNNNNNNNNNNNNNNNNNNNNNNNNGTGGgactctaagattgagtacgggattattagttagtttctatttttcattggtttcctttttagttgggctttgatggggttgtttagtttcttatttcagttttggaaactaaagtgagTTTCTATTATTAGTaaaccccatcattattataaataaaggagagggatcccattaagccccacgattttatgaatgaaaaaactaTGTTTTTGCTGCTCTTCTGAGTATGCTTTGTGTGTGATCAAAGTggtggtcttgtgtttgatcaaggctgaaggtataggtgtttgatccaattgactctttgcggtgtgaagcccaagaggttcctcTTCAAgtgttccttttctctttcaaagTCTTCTTTTCAAAGGTTTGTTACTGTTCAAACAAATCAGGTAACAGATCTGATCTTCTTTAAATTTCTGGTTTCGAATTTCCCAGATTTCTTCCACCCGATCCTTCACTGATCAGACCAACCAGCCACCTGATGGCTCCCCTATTCTGGTCAAGTGTTAGGCCTATTGAGAGGGTGGTTCGATCCTcatttggggtcaatcagacctggagttttattgttataaaaattctctctattctggccgattctggtttctgcccagaattttgaATCGCTTTGCTCTGGACGTTGCTGATTGGTTGCTGGTCTTATGCTTCATTGTTTAGTCTTATTAATTGGTGATTTAAGTCCTTAATTCCTTGGCTGATTATTCAGTTACAGAATTTCTGAAACTGTTGAGATCGATGattttctgatattttattgtgctggttctggttgttcttctgattaaaagatcctgaagttgagacttggttagactctcTATCCTAGTCTACACTATATGTAAgacaaaaaaaatcctaaattacaAATGCTCCTGAAGCAATTAAAATTATTGTCTTGAaatcaatttatatttttacaGAAGTCCTGTTTTATTGAAACTCAATGAATTCCCTCTATTTGAGTATTCATCAGCATTATCATCACTTTGAAGTCTTTAGCAAACAGATATTGACATACCTCTACAAAATGGTCACATCACATGAGAACATCCAAATATCAACAAAGCAATTTTACATTAGCATTGTTAATTTGTCATACCCGGGGAGTAATTAACTGAGGCCAACTAAAGAGACTCTCATACTTGAAAAGCAAGACCATTCAGCTACACAGCTGACATATTTAATCAGATGTATGTCTAAAGCGAGTACCTCTAATATTTGTGTTGGGAAGAACATgagaaaacaaaaccaaacatttaACATTTATCGATGTAAGAGATAATAAAGCTCTAAACTTCACCATACCCGCCATGaagaactttattctttttctgaataTCAATTTTACTTGAGAAATAGGATACTGACACTATATTAGAAGTAGTATTCCTAGATTGAACAACATCTGTTAACAGGATAAAACATACCACAAAAGCAAGTGAGACAACATCAAACGATTTGGACGGCAAGTCTGTGTTTTCACCATTTGCATGGAACCATTTGATTGGGTTCTTTCGTGGGGTTTTTTGCTTTTCCTTGTGTTGAGCTACAGAAAGAAAGTAAGGTGATAGATCTAGTCCCTGTAACAAAAGCatgaagaaataaataatataaaatttagCTTCTCTTGAGCTCCCTGATTTAAGAGTAACAAAAATCCAATATGTCGATTGATGTTTGACAGAATGACAAGAAAACAAAACGATGACCACCAGTGATTAGTCTATATTTTATCCTCTCAGGTGAACTAATTTATTTGTCTTCTTTCTGTCAAACTTGACAAGGAGATACGGACTCACAGTGACGTTAGCTTCAGGAAACTTGTCAGCAAGAAATCTTGTGCTAACACCAACAGAGCATCCAACATCTAAAATATCCTTGATCATGGAACCTCCAGAGTATTGTAAATGATGTTGTTCAATTGCTTGAAGCCAATTTCCACGCAATATTTGATTTGCTTCATCCAAGGAAGAAGCATAAGGTATCGCTCGTTTCACCATTGACAAAGTTGCAGCTTCTGCTTCTGCTGCAGCCTGCCAATTACAGTTCATTATATTCAATATTGTGTTTGGCAACTGGAAACTTGTCCCATAATCAGAATCAAGCCAACCATATTTGGCAATACATTGTAAATTTGTAATTCAAAGGAAAAATTTATCATAAGCATGTATTTGGATTAAAGAACGAAGATTTACCAGCCATGACAAGTTTCCCTCATCATATGCATGGAATGGGTTTACATAATCTGTTCAGGAGCATTTACCCCGTCATCCCTTGATGCTTTTCACATTTCACAAagtaaaataatacaaaaaaaaaaatgcatggcaTCAGCAAACAGTTGAAAATGAGAGATCACAAAATTCCAATTCTATTGTACTCAAAATTGATGATACTTCTTTAGATCAATTCTGAACATAATGGATATAACAGGGTCAATCGTTATAATGGTAGCAATAAAAATAGGTTTTGTTCTCTGATACTAAGAtcaattcttctctctctctatgaaaGATCAATTCTTGATAGTTTGCATGAAATAAGGTTAAGAGTGTGTGAATGACTCTACATAAAAGAATTAAGAGTCTGTGTTGTATGAAATTATAACAAAGGAGAATCTTTCATAGGGAAAGAATGAGCTGAACTCAttgtaataaaaatttatgaaCTTGAGGAAACACTAATCCAACCCACTCCCAcacccttatttttttcttgggtagCATGTAAGATGAAACCTCCCACTCCACACCCCAAACAGAGGCCAGAAAGACTCCATCCTGGTTCTCTGCTTTCAACATGAAAGATTTCACCTCCATTATTCTCTTCCAGTGATTTTGGACCATTGAGAAAACACATTAAAGAAATGTAACTAGGGTTTGAAACATAACCAATAAAATCGGGACCCCATAATCTCTCACCATTCAGTGGTTGGGATTGGCTCAGTTTGTATGCAATGTAGCAAAATTTGAGGAGGCATAGCTGCCTTCCTCATCTATTCTGGCCGTGCTGGGGAAAATTTTAATATTAGAAGGCAAAACTAGAATTAATTAAGAAATTGAGGAGAAACTAGAAATTACAGTCGGGATAAACGATGGAAGGGTCTTGGATGCTGTCCATCTCCTTATAAACTTGCGATTCCATAATCTCTCTCGTCATTTCTCGCCATGGAATGTTTGATTCCTCAGCCGTTCTGTTCTTCCTCCCAATTCCAAACAACTCAGCAACATTAACTTCAATTTGAACTTCAACTACATATAGAGCAGAGTAGGCTTAGTCTTTACCTGATGAGAACCTGTCGGGCACCGAGCTTGAGGATGGAATAGAGTGGCTTGAAGGAAATGAGTGCTCCAACTAACCGTGACAAAGGCGTCTCCCCTgcccacctcggcctctccaaCTCTCCTTCCTCGAACGACACTATTTGATTTTGAACCACCataccatctcttcttcttcttccacctactcctcctcctcttctcctttctgCGTTAAAGGTTTTGGcagaaaaaaagagggagaggtTACTAGTCTTGTAATGGGTAGTTGGTCCATATAGCACCATTGGGTTTCTCAAACTCACTCCCACTGCCACACAAATAGAgaggagggaagagagataCAGATTGAGATCCTATCTTTACGACTGTATGAGATGAGGTTATAGAATTGCAGGTTGCAGGATCAGGCAAGAGAAGACAGAGGGGACAATTCATTATCGCCTCATCACTTTTTTTGGAGGGCCCAGAATCTTAAATGAGCCAATGGCACTCGAACGAGTAGATCCGAAACTTTACAAAACGTCCATAATCCATTTGTGGGAttgagatcctctccagccCTCTACAGAAGGACCAGTGAAGAGAGAGATCCTTCGCACCCAGTGCGCATCAAACGGCTGCTAACATCCGAGCATCTATCCTTGGCCATCAGATGTGCACTGGACGTATTTAAGAGGATCTGTTTCCCAGGCACCTCCATAGGTTTGAGAGGATCTGATTCCCCCTCTCACTATATGGTATTGAGGGGGAAAACATCGTCTATGGAGAGCATCATTAACAGAGATCCGTGGAGCTCTCAACACGTGGCTTAGCATGATCCAACAGCTATGAGTGTTTTCCTTCATTGGATCCCCATTTTCTGGATTTCGAGTCAAAACCCAAGTTTCCCTCCCCTTTcaaactaagggtgttaatcaattTAGTTTCGATTTAAATGGTGTGGATCGGTTTGGtttacatttatttgactaaaaccataatcgcatcatttactaaactgttccactttctaaaaccgtgaccgtttaatAAATCGTTTCGGTTTCCAtgatttctaaacggtgtcgatttcactgttttaaatggtttcgatttcggtttattctatacggtttgtaaaacggttcacaatcggtttgttataacttgcaaccatctctaaattgaagatcataaacttatcaaaaaataattgacaaccacaaataagagattctatgtTAATGATGGTATGTCTttatttgataatctagtgctatttctttgcatgatcattctcaaacatttagaactaatatcatacaacatccaaatccaaccttctacagcataaaatattaaaatgacaggtggttcagccaaaacaccccatctatgataacataataatatagtaacatatatagattataagttcatgatctaaaggctaaacttgaactgaattgcaataaatcataccaaagcaggatggacacttaatttaattgttaattgttatacggattactgccccttcttttatttaattgttatacggattaatcggatcagtttaaacggttttaaatggttcggtttaaacggtttcaattc is a genomic window of Macadamia integrifolia cultivar HAES 741 chromosome 13, SCU_Mint_v3, whole genome shotgun sequence containing:
- the LOC122059026 gene encoding uncharacterized protein LOC122059026; this encodes MVLYGPTTHYKTSNLSLFFSAKTFNAERRRGGGVGGRRRRDGMVVQNQIVSFEEGELERPRWAGETPLSRLVGALISFKPLYSILKLGARQVLIRKNRTAEESNIPWREMTREIMESQVYKEMDSIQDPSIVYPDYYVNPFHAYDEGNLSWLAAAEAEAATLSMVKRAIPYASSLDEANQILRGNWLQAIEQHHLQYSGGSMIKDILDVGCSVGVSTRFLADKFPEANVTGLDLSPYFLSVAQHKEKQKTPRKNPIKWFHANGENTDLPSKSFDVVSLAFVVCFILLTDVVQSRNTTSNIVSVSYFSSKIDIQKKNKVLHGGLKSCGARNLEVLFFILISISLTEISTSLVSIMKQEKEEKKPSQLEGHGGKGEDEETEAIELLLFQVPECYVYLIPPRKSAASYRADEWNVNKWVWEGTLKVISKGEECIIRLEDKTTGELYACAFLRNGEPHPVETVIDSSRYFVLRVEENIGGRLRHAFIGIGFRERPQAYDFQAALHDHMKYLNKKKTAEEMEQHYQQTSSVDYSLKEGETLVLQIKNPKGGRTVKSTFFEQDLNNLSLDEKESRRESMICLKPPPPPPAPLSPVNVVRSNSNVPPNSCLEGTNKEEVLHSSEEHQPKEPYSLESPQEIPEDDFGDFQTAV